From Cyanobacteriota bacterium:
CACGCAGAAGGGCACGGCCACGACCTTGATCGTATCTTGCAGCATGTTTATGACATCAGCATTGAAGATCCCTTAGAGGATGATCTGTCTTTGCTGCAAGTCAAGTTTATAGGGGAATGATGCAAGAATTTAGCTACTTTTCAAGCTATTGCTTGCCTTTGCAGTGAGTGGGTCTGCACACTAGCACCCCTAATCTGTTAGTAGTTGCGCAGGGATAATCTAGAGCAGCAATGACCTACTAGAAGGCAGGACTTAACTAGAGGCAGTTGCTCTCAGAAACTCGTCTTGGTTAGCGTAGATTTCAAACACGCGATCCATACTTGTGAGTTCAAACAGCATCTTAACTTGGTCGTTAATAGAACAGATTATCAACTTTCCACCAGCGGCACGAACCATTTTTAGGGTGGCTACTAATGCCCCTAAACCAGAACTGTCAATAAATGTCACATCTTTAAGATCCAATAAGACGGTATCAGCGCCTTCTGAAACGATGTCGCTAACTTCTTTACGCAATTGACCAGCACTAACTCCATCTAGAACACCAGCAGGTTGCAAGGTTTTCAGAATCCGACTCATGATACTTAGCCTACTTTTAATCCAAAACGCTAATTGAACTTGACAATAGTTACCATGCAAGTATGTGTAGGTGCAAACGTCTCAGGCTCAGTATAGCCTGACCCTATGATTCTCTACATGGCGGCTGCTAAATTTCAGTACGCTGTCGGATTGAGATGTGTCTGAAGAACCAACATCGCTATAGCCAGTTGTTGGTATGTAGCAATTCGGCAATTTGTACAGCGTTCAGAGCGGCTCCTTTGCGGATTTGATCTCCACACAGCCACAGTTCTAAGCCATAGGGATGGGATATATCTTGGCGGATCCGCCCGA
This genomic window contains:
- a CDS encoding STAS domain-containing protein; the encoded protein is MSRILKTLQPAGVLDGVSAGQLRKEVSDIVSEGADTVLLDLKDVTFIDSSGLGALVATLKMVRAAGGKLIICSINDQVKMLFELTSMDRVFEIYANQDEFLRATASS